In Azospirillum baldaniorum, one DNA window encodes the following:
- the cysE gene encoding serine O-acetyltransferase: MGRIVTPARFAQAPANHAGFETDSDRERAALWARLRTEAEAVADGDPLLRGFIHIVVLSHDGFASALGGHLARKLGDWYIPAERLADITEQAHAGDPGIVAAAVADLTAIVTRDPAADGLLTPFLYFKGFHALQWHRVAHWLWAQGRRDLAHFLQSRVSEVFAVDIHPAVSIGRGVLIDHGTGVVIGETAVVGDDVSILQGVTLGGTGKEHGDRHPKVRDGVLLAAGAKVLGNIEVGRHAKVGAGSVVLKPVPPGATVAGVPARVVGWLTSGQAPAVEMDMSLPEPEYTI, encoded by the coding sequence ATGGGCCGCATCGTCACCCCCGCCCGCTTCGCCCAGGCCCCCGCCAACCACGCTGGATTCGAGACGGACTCCGACCGGGAGCGGGCGGCCCTGTGGGCGCGCCTGCGCACCGAGGCGGAAGCCGTGGCGGACGGCGATCCGCTGCTGCGCGGCTTCATCCACATCGTGGTGCTGTCGCACGATGGCTTCGCCTCCGCGCTCGGCGGGCATCTGGCGCGCAAGCTGGGCGACTGGTACATCCCCGCCGAGCGTCTGGCCGACATCACCGAGCAGGCCCATGCCGGCGATCCCGGCATCGTCGCGGCGGCGGTCGCCGACCTGACGGCCATCGTGACCCGCGATCCGGCCGCGGACGGCCTGCTGACGCCCTTCCTCTACTTCAAGGGCTTCCATGCCCTGCAATGGCACCGCGTCGCCCACTGGCTGTGGGCGCAGGGGCGCCGCGACCTCGCCCATTTCCTGCAAAGCCGGGTGTCGGAGGTGTTCGCGGTGGACATCCATCCGGCCGTTTCCATCGGGCGCGGCGTGCTGATCGACCACGGGACGGGGGTGGTGATCGGCGAGACCGCCGTGGTCGGCGACGACGTGTCGATCCTCCAGGGCGTCACGCTGGGCGGCACCGGCAAGGAGCATGGCGACCGCCATCCCAAGGTGCGCGACGGCGTGCTCCTGGCCGCCGGGGCCAAGGTGCTGGGCAACATCGAGGTGGGTCGCCACGCCAAGGTCGGCGCCGGCAGCGTCGTTCTGAAGCCGGTGCCGCCCGGTGCGACAGTGGCCGGCGTTCCCGCCCGCGTCGTCGGCTGGTTGACCTCCGGTCAGGCCCCGGCGGTGGAGATGGATATGAGCCTGCCCGAACCCGAATACACGATCTGA